One region of Aminobacterium colombiense DSM 12261 genomic DNA includes:
- a CDS encoding 3-isopropylmalate dehydratase large subunit has product MGRGKTIVEKIISSHCGQDVRAGDIAVVNVDLAMAHDSTASLAIQAFREYGEPHIWDASRLVFVLDHAVPCPNEQASRLHSLMRDFAKEQNVRLFEVGEGVCHQLLVEKGLVVPSEIVLGCDSHTCTYGAMNALSFGIGSTDMSGVMLTGQLWLKVPETLKIVYSGAMGKGVTAKDVMLYTIGRLGFDGADYLAISFTGKTIADMEICDRMTMCNMAIECGAKAGIMECDEKTSAYLTGRTHKSYTPVFDDADAVYHNVMEIDVNAIGPQVACPHAVDNVHPVEDVAGRAVQQVFIGTCTNGRLEDLRAAAAILRKGRVNPNCRLIIGPASRQIFLEAVKEGLVETFLKSGATLIPPGCGPCPGTHLGVPGDGETVLSTANRNFKGRMGNNKASVYLASPVTCAASALKGCITDPREFLEMGDVR; this is encoded by the coding sequence ATGGGGCGGGGGAAGACCATTGTTGAAAAAATAATATCATCTCACTGTGGTCAGGATGTGCGGGCCGGAGATATTGCTGTGGTCAATGTAGATCTTGCCATGGCCCACGACAGCACGGCTTCCCTGGCGATTCAGGCTTTCCGCGAATATGGGGAACCTCACATTTGGGATGCTTCCCGTCTGGTGTTTGTGCTTGATCACGCCGTTCCCTGCCCTAATGAGCAGGCGAGCCGCCTTCACTCCCTCATGCGGGACTTCGCCAAGGAACAGAATGTGCGTCTTTTCGAGGTTGGGGAAGGGGTTTGCCACCAGCTTCTTGTGGAAAAGGGACTCGTGGTTCCCTCAGAGATCGTGCTGGGATGCGATTCACACACCTGTACCTATGGAGCCATGAACGCTCTCTCTTTCGGAATTGGTTCCACTGACATGAGCGGAGTGATGCTCACAGGACAGCTTTGGCTGAAGGTGCCGGAGACGCTGAAGATAGTTTACAGTGGAGCCATGGGCAAAGGAGTGACCGCGAAAGACGTAATGCTCTACACCATTGGCAGACTGGGATTTGATGGGGCCGATTACCTGGCCATCAGCTTTACAGGAAAAACTATTGCCGATATGGAGATCTGTGATCGTATGACCATGTGCAATATGGCCATTGAGTGCGGGGCGAAAGCCGGAATTATGGAGTGTGACGAAAAAACGTCCGCCTATCTGACTGGCAGAACCCATAAAAGCTACACCCCTGTTTTTGACGATGCAGACGCTGTTTACCACAATGTGATGGAAATAGACGTTAATGCCATTGGGCCGCAAGTCGCCTGTCCCCACGCCGTTGACAACGTTCATCCAGTGGAGGATGTGGCGGGGAGAGCGGTTCAGCAGGTATTTATCGGAACATGCACCAATGGAAGACTTGAAGATTTACGGGCAGCTGCGGCTATTTTGCGAAAGGGAAGGGTGAACCCCAACTGTCGCCTGATCATAGGGCCGGCATCGCGGCAAATCTTTCTCGAGGCGGTTAAAGAAGGTCTTGTGGAAACATTCCTTAAATCGGGAGCTACTCTTATCCCTCCAGGCTGCGGTCCCTGTCCCGGAACCCATTTAGGAGTGCCTGGAGATGGCGAAACGGTGCTTTCTACGGCCAATAGGAACTTCAAGGGGCGGATGGGGAACAATAAAGCCTCTGTCTATCTGGCTTCACCTGTAACCTGTGCTGCTTCGGCCTTAAAGGGATGCATTACTGATCCCCGAGAGTTTCTTGAAATGGGGGATGTACGATGA